GCAAACCCGCTCCGCCATGTTTCCCCTTTTAGCCATTACAGCGACTGCCCCCTTACACGAGGGTCGTTTTCCTCATAGGCTTTAAGTATCCGTTTAACCAGTTCGTGGCGCACCACGTCTTTCTCAGTGAAATGGATGAACCGGATGCCCGGCACGTCTTTTAAAACCATTTTGGCGTGAATAAGGCCCGACTCCACCGAGGGTGGCAAGTCCACCTGGGTGATGTCCCCGGTAATCACCGCCTTGGAGTTTAGCCCAAGCCGGGTAAGGAACATTTTCATCTGGTCCGGCGTGGAGTTTTGCGCCTCGTCCAAAATTATGAACGCGTCGTTCAAGGTTCTGCCCCTCATGTAGGCCAGGGGAGCTATCTCAATCATCCCCTGCTCTATCATCCTGCCCACCCGCTCCGGCTCTATCATGTCGTACAGGGCGTCGTGCAACGGCCTCAGGTAGGGGTTTATCTTCTCGTAAAGGTCGCCTGGCAGGAAGCCCAGCCGCTCGCCAGCCTCCACCGCCGGCCGGGTGAGGACTATCCGGCTCACCCTTTTCCTTAAAAGTTCAGACACCGCCGCGGCCATGGCAAGATACGTCTTGCCGGTGCCAGCGGGGCCTATGCTTATCACTATGTCGAACCTGCCCATGGCGAACAGGTATTCCTTCTGGATCACGGAACGGGGGGTTATTTCTTTCCTTCCGGTCTGAAGCCGGGTTTTTTCGGAGAAAACGTCTTTTATCCGGATGGAGGGGTCGTCATGAAAGGCGGGGATTATGAATTTTAGCGCCCCTTCGCTTATCTCCTGGCCGGTGTCGTAAATTTCCATCAGCTGGGTGATCAGGCTCTCCACCAGACCGGCGGCGGCCTTCTCCCCCTTTATACGCACCTTGTCGCCCCTGGCGGAAACCTGCACGTTGAACCGTTTCTCTATCCTGCGCAGGTTTACGTCGTTTGCCCCTGCCAGCTCATGGAACCGGGGCGAACAGTCCAGCGTCAGTTCATCCATCAGGCAATATGGCGGCCAGACCGCGGCAACTTGTGGGGTTCCACGGAATAATGGCGCACTTCGCCCCTCGCGCTTTTATGGGAACCGTTACGCAAAAACCACCAACCGTACTGATGTGGAAAATTTCCAGCATATTTATTGAATTGTCGGGCACAAACGGCCCTTCTGTCAAGGGCGCCCATCGGCTTGTTATATACTTGCCCCATGGACCTTTTTGAAAACAGCTCCGCCGGGAAGCAGGGCGGCCCGCCAAAACCGCTGGCGGAACGGATGCGGCCCAAGGCTCTTGAGGAGTTTGTGGGTCAGGAAGCCCTGCTGGGCCCGGGCAAACCGCTACGCGCCCTCATAGAGGGCGGAGCCCTGCCATCCATCATTTTCTGGGGTCCGCCAGGCTCCGGGAAGACCACCTTGGCCAGAATAATAGCCCAGGCTATTGAGCGGCATTTCATTGAAATTTCAGCCGTGGCCGCCGGAGTGGCGGAGCTTAGGGACGCTGTTAACTCGGCGCGGCGGGAATGGGACCGCCGCAAACGGCGCACAATCCTGTTCATAGATGAAGTCCACAGGTTCAACAAAACCCAGCAGGACGCCATCCTTCCCCATGTGGAGGCGGGCGAAATAACCATAATCGGCTCTACCACCGAAAATCCCGCTTTCGAGGTTATCCCGGCCCTCCGGTCGCGGCTGAGGATATTCCGGCTGGAACGTCTGACCTTTGATGAAGTTGCGGGAATCGTGCGCCGGGCGCTGGATGAGCAGGAATTGGACATAAAGGGCCGTGGAACCATTTTGGCCGATGGAGCGGCAGAAAGGATTGCCGAGCTTTCCGGGGGAGATGCCCGTGCGGCGCTAAACCTGCTTGAATCAGCTGTTTACGCCTCCACCACCGTGGATGTGGCCTTGATAGACGAGCTTTCCAAAGACACTTCCATCATGTACGACAAGCAGGGGCAGGAGCATTTCGACCACGCATCGGCCTTTCAGAAATCCTTGCGCGGCTCCGACCCGGATGCGGCCATATACTGGCTGGCAAAAATGATCGCCGGGGGGGAGGATCCTCGTTTCATCGCCCGCAGGTTGATGGTGACGGCATCGGAGGATGTGGGGCTGGCCGACCCCACGGCCCTTATCCTGGCCGTGGCCGCCGCCGAGGCCGTTGAGAGGCTGGGCATGCCCGAGGGGAGGATCCC
This DNA window, taken from Nitrospinota bacterium, encodes the following:
- a CDS encoding PhoH family protein — encoded protein: MDELTLDCSPRFHELAGANDVNLRRIEKRFNVQVSARGDKVRIKGEKAAAGLVESLITQLMEIYDTGQEISEGALKFIIPAFHDDPSIRIKDVFSEKTRLQTGRKEITPRSVIQKEYLFAMGRFDIVISIGPAGTGKTYLAMAAAVSELLRKRVSRIVLTRPAVEAGERLGFLPGDLYEKINPYLRPLHDALYDMIEPERVGRMIEQGMIEIAPLAYMRGRTLNDAFIILDEAQNSTPDQMKMFLTRLGLNSKAVITGDITQVDLPPSVESGLIHAKMVLKDVPGIRFIHFTEKDVVRHELVKRILKAYEENDPRVRGQSL
- a CDS encoding replication-associated recombination protein A, with the translated sequence MDLFENSSAGKQGGPPKPLAERMRPKALEEFVGQEALLGPGKPLRALIEGGALPSIIFWGPPGSGKTTLARIIAQAIERHFIEISAVAAGVAELRDAVNSARREWDRRKRRTILFIDEVHRFNKTQQDAILPHVEAGEITIIGSTTENPAFEVIPALRSRLRIFRLERLTFDEVAGIVRRALDEQELDIKGRGTILADGAAERIAELSGGDARAALNLLESAVYASTTVDVALIDELSKDTSIMYDKQGQEHFDHASAFQKSLRGSDPDAAIYWLAKMIAGGEDPRFIARRLMVTASEDVGLADPTALILAVAAAEAVERLGMPEGRIPLAHAVLHVATAPKSNSAITAIDSALADIRKEGKSLPTPDHLKDTHYSAAKGYGFGKGYQYPHNFPGHYVKQDYMPGELKGRVYYEPTGEGREAAIAERMRRLKHGGQEWNDKSGGPK